A window of Bactrocera dorsalis isolate Fly_Bdor unplaced genomic scaffold, ASM2337382v1 BdCtg215, whole genome shotgun sequence genomic DNA:
ttttcgcaccgataacacaaacatactgacacttaaaacgcaataacttcacttctaattaatgaaatgtcatgaaattcttactggacaatcgataaagatagcagaacCTAACGCACCAGTCAACATATAGATGGCGTCACCAGGGGCACtcgattcaaaaagtcctgtttactttggaacgcaccttgtgtACCTACACATTAATTAATGTGAaattgcatgtacatacatatatatgagcgTAGGTACGTATATGTATGCGCAGCTTTCGGGCACTGCTTGtaattcaaatatgtatgtacatattgaaattttacaaagattTCAGTCAAAAACCCTGAGACTAATTACAAACGCCCCTtggtttataacaaataaaaccaTGCCTTTTGTTAAACCTGAGATTAAAAGATTTAGTACAGCATATTTACACAGAATCAGTTATCATGACAATCCTTCGGCAATCATGTTACTAGATGACAGCAATGAAATTACTAGACTGAAGAGACAACATTCCCTCTTAGGAATTAagtactaaatatttaataacatataatattacggtattaaatattagtattaagtttgttaatataaGCACTAGAAATAAGAACATTTGATAtgaatattgtatattattattgatatcaCTGGATATCAATGATATAAGTCAGATTATGATTTTGTTATCtcatttgcttattatttttaaaatagatggcatgttttattattaaaaaatcctaaacttttttaatgcatgtatgtaaatatatacatatgtatatgggtatGTACCTTCGAATTTATGGAAGGCTAGGTCGAGTAAGAGAGAAATTAGTTATAGTATTGATGGTGGTTTATTATTCTTAAGGTCCATTTCTTGTAAGggatttttatcaaatttattttgaggtttttaactaaaacacatttTCTTACTAAATGAATTTTCTATATTATTACGCCGCATCTGCATGGGGATTTATTATTGCCGTTCAACGGCGGAATTATTACCAATGTTGTTGGCAATATTTTTGTGTGGGCATTTTTTATCTTAATAAATTAATAGCTGAATGACGTCGAAATTTTAAATAGGTTCTATATTTTTGTACGGAAGTACATATTACCTTACAGGTTGCGCTGTTAAAATAACAAGATAAACTTGCGGGCTAACTATTCTGATAACTACTTTGACATATGCGTGGTCATCGAAAATATGGACCCTGACAATATTAGAGATTATGTTTTTCGAGATAATAACCATGGCCTGCCGATAATGTAAATCGATATACGATATTTTACACGATGATTAAAGATATAAACATTGTTTACCTTTACTTGCACATTCCTATTTAATCAGCCgcgtatatttataaatttgaaatgcGAAGAGaagtaaaaaaactatttttgcaaGCTTGTATGAACCACGGCAGCTTAAGCCTGGAACAAATTAGTGAAATACTTGAGCCAATTTCTCAATCATGTTTGTATAATTGTATGTGTAATTACTAAATTACTTAAGCTAGATTTTGCAGATGATGATGCTGCTATATTGGGCGATGTGAAAAACTTGGTCAAAGAAATAAACAGTGATTTAAAAGAATGTAATCAAGAATTAAAATTCGTAAAACATCCATTGCTTGGAAAGGAGTATTTGGTATTTGGTCTAACGTTTGAAACACCCGCGAGTAAGCTTCAGCACCATTATCGTGAAGCTGATCAGTTGTATTTCGCAAAGCTTGTAGAGACTATGGCTGTTCAAGAAGACTACGGTATTTCGTGGGTTGATATGTATAATCTGCCGAAC
This region includes:
- the LOC105231718 gene encoding non-structural maintenance of chromosomes element 1 homolog; translated protein: MRREVKKLFLQACMNHGSLSLEQISEILEPISQSYDDAAILGDVKNLVKEINSDLKECNQELKFVKHPLLGKEYLVFGLTFETPASKLQHHYREADQLYFAKLVETMAVQEDYGISWVDMYNLPNLPQTVKKDLTKRRVQDLITKWTQQGYFLEKDDKLFFGPRMLVEYASHLKTHFSDYIKDCPLCKNVVLWDIKCDRCEIKVHKECIRTFLKRKSNCPSCKQVWTTPLN